The following coding sequences lie in one Danio rerio strain Tuebingen ecotype United States chromosome 3, GRCz12tu, whole genome shotgun sequence genomic window:
- the tspan4b gene encoding uncharacterized protein LOC556934 (The RefSeq protein has 1 substitution compared to this genomic sequence) yields MSVSRGCLCCVKYLMFVFNLIFWLGGCGLFGVGVWLAFTQSEFSSLPLSFPSLSAANLLLVAGGVTMVTGFLGCLGALKEQKCLLLTFFVILLILVLTEVVLILVLSLYHEELDKKAKDDLREGMKGYSKNDGLRKSWDNMQMIFKCCGVSNHTDWHNKTTDGKLPGSCCSNDPSSCRHWEEPCYEKAKQWLLTNITSVLGFGVCIGIVQLLALVFSMLMYCQILRAEKYMD; encoded by the exons ATGTCTGTCTCACGAGGTTGCCTCTGCTGCGTGAAGTACCTCATGTTTGTCTTCAACCTCATCTTTTGG TTAGGAGGATGTGGTTTATTTGGTGTTGGAGTTTGGCTCGCCTTCACACAATCAGAGTTTTCATCTCTACCACTGTCCTTCCCTTCACTCTCTGCTGCCAACCTACTGCTCGTTGCTGGGGGCGTTACCATGGTGACAGGATTTCTGGGATGCCTCGGTGCTTTGAAAGAGCAGAAGTGTCTTTTGTTGACG TTTTTTGTGATCCTCTTGATTCTAGTCCTGACAGAAGTTGTGCTGATTTTGGTTTTGAGTTTATATCACGAAGAG CTGGACAAAAAAGCCAAGGATGACCTAAGAGAAGGAATGAAAGGCTACAGCAAAAATGACGGACTGCGGAAATCCTGGGATAACATGCAGATGATT TTCAAGTGCTGTGGCGTGAGCAACCACACGGACTGGCACAACAAAACATCCGATGGCAAACTCCCTGGGTCCTGCTGCAGTAACGATCCTTCAAGCTGTCGTCACTGGGAAGAG CCATGCTATGAGAAAGCCAAGCAGTGGCTCCTGACTAACATCACCTCAGTGCTTGGTTTTGGAGTTTGCATTGGAATCGTCCAG CTTCTTGCTTTGGTGTTCTCCATGCTGATGTACTGCCAGATCCTCAGAGCAGAAAAATACATGGACTGA
- the LOC141381221 gene encoding uncharacterized protein, with the protein MLSAFLITFASLKSGSSRTTAAQLSTYFIQATTLSGFPSSVHIMVLVFRNLLLFLALGPCFRSTSAQEFAVTNDNITTALPDNITVEDTTVLSSFYHVTDEAISSAPVDLVTDVQTEPDTYDLQTTLASTTGTMQETTTMNTTPLGPVIQQTTPESAPETTATAEIQLTTMTSITLPVYMETLMTEQKSPEATTTSQFETTVSFNVPMLTSPSERPTDFITTRALAMTTSDSTEDPSTNMIELPTHEVSSKLLNPVDNSTTTPTETPTSASQLTENEPIINGVLHDNTVSEDFMPVTSVVNVKQSTSHEETNWLLIIIVCAIAACVLCVIVILFIQQRKKKASRTFGPAYMNGQSKRSKKKKGAEDDRWAGPVNLEAGAEYDADVQEGLLHNDEKKDGDDVVLSTFATMDEDAMSDGGVGGEGTKEAKKWEEQEPMPFIDEDVDENKVGKTLSENGSSKGDGKSEENMNGGETFCLTTAV; encoded by the coding sequence ATGCTTTCTGCATTTTTGATCACATTCGCAAGCCTCAAAAGTGGATCATCAAGAACAACAGCAGCTCAGCTGAGCACATACTTCATACAAGCTACTACTTTGAGCGGCTTTCCATCCAGCGTGCACATCATGGTGCTCGTCTTTAGAAATCTGCTACTGTTTCTTGCTCTCGGGCCCTGTTTCAGGTCCACCAGTGCACAAGAGTTTGCAGTGACAAATGATAATATCACCACCGCATTACCTGATAATATCACCGTGGAGGACACAactgttctgtcatcattttatcATGTCACCGATGAAGCGATCAGTTCTGCACCAGTAGATCTTGTCACAGATGTACAGACGGAACCAGACACATATGATCTGCAGACCACACTTGCGAGCACAACAGGCACCATGCAGGAGACAACAACTATGAATACTACACCACTCGGCCCTGTTATTCAACAAACAACACCAGAATCTGCTCCTGAAACGACGGCAACAGCTGAAATTCAGCTGACCACAATGACCAGCATTACTCTGCCTGTTTATATGGAAACATTAATGACTGAGCAGAAATCTCCAGAAGCCACAACCACTAGTCAGTTTGAAACAACCGTTTCCTTCAATGTGCCAATGCTGACCAGTCCTTCAGAACGTCCAACAGATTTCATCACGACAAGAGCTTTGGCCATGACGACGTCTGATTCAACAGAAGATCCCTCAACCAATATGATTGAACTTCCTACACATGAGGTTTCAAGCAAATTGTTAAACCCTGTGGACAACAGCACGACAACCCCCACTGAAACTCCAACATCCGCTTCACAATTGACTGAAAATGAGCCTATTATAAATGGAGTGTTACATGACAACACAGTCTCTGAAGATTTTATGCCCGTCACAAGTGTTGTTAACGTTAAGCAAAGTACTTCTCATGAAGAAACCAACTGGTTATTAATAATCATAGTGTGTGCGATTGCTGCTTGTGTGCTATGCGTTATCGTGATACTGTTCATACAACAGCGAAAGAAAAAGGCCTCTCGGACATTTGGACCAGCCTACATGAATGGACAAAGCAAACGGTCTAAGAAGAAAAAGGGGGCGGAGGATGACAGGTGGGCGGGGCCTGTGAATCTGGAGGCGGGAGCTGAATATGATGCTGACGTCCAGGAGGGTCTTCTGCATAACGATGAGAAAAAGGACGGAGACGATGTGGTGCTCAGTACATTCGCCACCATGGATGAAGATGCCATGTCTGATGGAGGAGTGGGTGGAGAGGGAACCAAAGAGGCTAAGAAATGGGAGGAGCAGGAACCTATGCCTTTCATAGATGAAGATGTGGATGAAAATAAGGTGGGAAAAACACTGTCCGAAAATGGGAGTTCGAAGGGAGACGGGAAAAGTGAAGAGAACATGAATGGAGGAGAAACGTTCTGTCTTACCACGGCTGTCTAA